The following proteins are encoded in a genomic region of Bubalus kerabau isolate K-KA32 ecotype Philippines breed swamp buffalo chromosome 15, PCC_UOA_SB_1v2, whole genome shotgun sequence:
- the LOC129628421 gene encoding olfactory receptor 4A47-like, whose translation MESRNNVTYFVLLGLTQNPKEEKVLLFMFLFVYLLTVVGNFLIIVTVTVSKTLNTPMYFFLACLSCMDIAYSSSITPRLISDLFFGEKTITFKSCMTQLFIEHLFSGSGVFLLLVMAYDRYVAICKPLHYLVIMKQRVCVGLLVVAWVGGFLHSVIQLSTIYWLPFCGPNVIDHYMCDMYPLLKLVCTDIYVTGILVVANGGLICTIVFLLLLVSYGVVLHSLKNLSQEGRRKALQTCGSHITVVVCFFVPCIFIYVRPAKTFDIDKSLSVFYTVITPMLNPLIYSLRNSELIYAMKKLWKRNIISHIK comes from the coding sequence ATGGAATCAAGAAACAATGTAACCTACTTTGTTCTCCTGGGACTCACACAGAATCCAAAGGAGGAGAAAGTACTTTTGTTTATGTTCCTGTTTGTCTACCTTTTGACCGTGGTGGGCAATTTTCTAATTATAGTCACTGTAACTGTCAGTAAGACCCTGAACACACCAATGTACTTTTTTCTTGCTTGCTTATCATGTATGGATATTGCTTATTCCTCTTCTATTACCCCCAGATTGATCTCAGACttgttctttggagaaaaaacCATAACCTTTAAATCTTGCATGACCCAGCTATTTATAGAGCACCTTTTTTCTGGATCAGGGGTTTTCCTTCTGCtggtgatggcctatgaccgctatgtggccatctgtaagcCCTTGCATTACTTGGTGATCATGAAGCAGAGGGTGTGTGTTGGGTTGCTAGTGGTGGCCTGGGTTGGAGGTTTTCTGCACTCAGTAATTCAACTTAGCACTATTTATTGGCTCCCATTCTGTGGCCCAAATGTCATTGATCactatatgtgtgacatgtaccCCTTATTGAAACTCGTCTGTACTGACATCTATGTCACTGGCATCTTAGTTGTGGCCAATGGGGGACTGATCTGCACTATAGTGTTTCTGCTCTTGCTCGTCTCCTATGGAGTCGTCCTGCACTCTCTGAAGAACCTGAGTCAGGAAGGGAGGCGGAAAGCCCTCCAGACCTGTGGTTCCCACATCACTGTGGTTGTCTGCTTCTTTGTTCCCTGTATTTTCATATATGTAAGACCTGCTAAGACCTTCGACATTGATAAATCATTGAGCGTGTTCTATACAGTCATAACCCCCATGCTGAACCCATTAATCTACAGTCTAAGAAATTCTGAGTTAATTTATGCTATGAAGAAGCTCTGGAAAAGAAACATCATATCCCATATTAAATAA
- the LOC129628422 gene encoding olfactory receptor 4A47-like — protein MESRNNVTYFVLLGLTQNPKEQKVLSLLFLFIYLLTLVGDLLIIVTIAVSETLNSPMYVFLASLSCMDVTYSTSITPRLISELLFGGKNTSFESCMTQLFTEHFLGGSEVILLLVMAYDHFVAICKPLHYLVIMRQRVCVVLLVLSWVGGFLHSIIQLSTIYWLPFCGPNIIDHYMCDIYPLLELVCTDTYVTGILVLANGGLICTIVFLLLLVSYGVILHFLKNLSQEGRRKALQTCGSHITVVVCFFVPCIFMYARPAKTFPIDKSVSVFCTVISPMLNPFI, from the coding sequence ATGGAATCAAGAAATAATGTAACCTACTTTGTCCTTCTGGGCCTCACACAGAATCCAAAGGAGCAGAAAgtgctttctcttttgttcctgTTCATCTACCTTTTGACTCTGGTGGGCGACCTTCTTATTATAGTGACTATAGCTGTCAGTGAGACCCTGAATTCACCGATGTACGTTTTTCTTGCTAGCTTATCCTGTATGGATGTCACTTACTCCACTTCTATCACCCCCAGATTGATTTCAGAGctgttatttgggggaaaaaacacatCCTTTGAATCTTGCATGACCCAGCTGTTTACAGAGCACTTTTTAGGTGGTTCAGAGGTCATCCTTCTGCTggtgatggcctatgaccactTTGTGGCCATCTGTAAGCCCTTGCATTACTTGGTGATCATGAGGCAGAGAGTGTGTGTTGTGTTGCTGGTGCTGTCCTGGGTTGGAGGTTTTCTGCACTCAATTATTCAACTTAGCACTATTTATTGGCTCCCATTCTGTGGCCCCAATATCATTGATCACTATATGTGTGACATTTACCCCTTATTGGAACTCGTCTGCACTGACACCTATGTCACTGGCATCTTAGTGCTGGCCAATGGAGGACTGATCTGCACTATAGTGTTTCTGCTCTTGCTCGTCTCCTATGGAGTCATCCTGCACTTTCTGAAGAACCTGAGTCAGGAAGGGAGGCGGAAAGCCCTCCAGACCTGTGGTTCCCACATCACTGTGGTTGTCTGCTTCTTTGTTCCCTGTATTTTCATGTATGCAAGACCTGCTAAAACATTCCCCATAGACAAATCTGTGAGTGTGTTTTGTACAGTCATAAGCCCCATGCTGAACCCATTTATCTAG